The following proteins are encoded in a genomic region of Leifsonia psychrotolerans:
- a CDS encoding ABC transporter substrate-binding protein has translation MNSKHTRTIAVALLACSAVALTGCSAVGSEAASDDVTLTYSLWDPNQLPAYQECATDFTAKTGIKVEITQQGWDDYWKTITTGIVSGTAPDVITDHVAYYPELADNNQLLDLQPYVDKDKVDLTQYTGDLASLWVKDGKRYGLPQDWDTIALVYNTADVKDAGIDAASLNDLTWNPTDGGSFGKAIAHLTIDKAGVRGDEPGFDKDNVATYGWGLEAGGGVVGQTQWSWSALSTGFEYLNENPFGTEFQLADPRLAETLGWWQNQIKAGFVVPLEQAGQLGLEPQLLQNKAAMISDGSWRINTWANATEQDLAFAKLPVGPEGRKTIINGLAPSITAGTKHPDQAWELVKFIGSADCQNIVAKTGVVFPAIPAAAQASAAVRTAQGIDVTPFLEEALDPAGIAYYPITLHANAINSDAQAVIDEIQQQKAVPKDALSALNDRVNALFK, from the coding sequence ATGAACAGCAAACACACGCGCACCATTGCCGTTGCGCTCCTCGCGTGTAGCGCAGTGGCCCTCACGGGTTGCTCCGCCGTCGGATCGGAAGCAGCATCCGATGATGTCACCCTCACCTACTCGCTGTGGGACCCGAATCAGTTGCCCGCCTACCAGGAGTGTGCAACCGACTTCACCGCTAAAACCGGCATCAAGGTGGAGATCACCCAGCAGGGCTGGGACGACTACTGGAAGACCATCACGACCGGAATCGTGTCGGGCACTGCCCCCGACGTGATCACGGATCACGTGGCTTACTACCCCGAATTGGCCGACAACAACCAGTTGCTTGACCTCCAGCCCTACGTGGACAAGGACAAAGTCGACCTCACCCAGTACACCGGCGACCTCGCCAGCCTGTGGGTGAAGGATGGCAAGCGCTACGGCCTGCCGCAGGACTGGGACACCATCGCTCTGGTCTACAACACGGCAGATGTGAAAGACGCGGGCATCGATGCAGCGTCGCTGAACGACCTCACCTGGAATCCGACCGATGGCGGCAGCTTCGGCAAGGCAATCGCTCACCTGACGATCGATAAGGCCGGCGTGCGCGGTGACGAACCAGGATTCGACAAGGACAACGTTGCCACCTACGGCTGGGGTCTCGAGGCTGGCGGCGGTGTGGTCGGGCAGACCCAGTGGTCGTGGTCCGCACTCTCGACAGGCTTCGAGTACCTGAACGAGAACCCGTTCGGCACGGAGTTTCAACTCGCTGACCCGCGCCTGGCTGAGACATTGGGCTGGTGGCAGAACCAGATCAAGGCCGGCTTCGTCGTTCCTCTCGAACAGGCCGGACAGCTTGGCCTCGAGCCGCAGCTGCTCCAGAACAAGGCAGCGATGATCTCTGATGGTTCATGGCGCATCAACACGTGGGCCAATGCCACTGAGCAGGACCTCGCATTCGCGAAGCTGCCGGTCGGCCCCGAGGGGCGCAAGACCATCATCAACGGTCTCGCACCATCCATCACCGCGGGCACCAAGCACCCTGATCAGGCGTGGGAACTCGTCAAGTTCATCGGCTCGGCGGACTGCCAGAACATCGTGGCAAAGACCGGTGTCGTCTTCCCCGCCATTCCGGCTGCTGCGCAGGCCTCGGCCGCCGTGCGCACCGCGCAGGGCATCGACGTCACTCCGTTCCTCGAGGAGGCTTTGGACCCCGCCGGTATCGCGTACTACCCGATCACCCTGCACGCCAACGCGATCAACTCCGATGCCCAGGCTGTCATCGACGAGATCCAGCAGCAGAAGGCCGTTCCGAAAGACGCCCTCAGTGCGCTGAACGATCGCGTCAACGCCCTGTTCAAGTAA
- a CDS encoding HNH endonuclease signature motif containing protein, whose protein sequence is MSITSPPPVSAPEPTPASGASAPTAAMVLAVLEQTQALWAGLGTVSPEAFTDDDLLGVLGAFEGVGRLVDAGRVAVAATVEERSGRWLGRDSLAAKRGCTSGIDLITRVTRISGREAKRRSALGLRMQDTQHVGTIIPALFPTVGAAVAAGLLGVDAAEVIMSGLAEISPRVAPDDLAAAERALVSAATGTITAENEGEPGAGFAFSADSMRVQMLQWQAALDPDGVAPNEVEGEATSTISFGRFKDGVYPVRGGVTPDLYGIMNLTFDAFIAARKTPAFPTAAEQARDEARDQARDDQAEHDSHDGHDGHDGPDGHDVYDEHLHDHDHDDHGQGPASAEVPLPGSAGHEFDDGDTRTAGEKRADILRGMFTQLAQADSTPSIGGAPPTVVVHVNVNDIEAGRGVGWIDGVDAPISLRTVDQMMCAGGTQTVLFGQNGEVLTLTDPQRLFNRAQRRAILARDGGCGVPGCDAPTQWLEFHHVIPWSKGGVTEVDNGVALCWRHHHTIETSGWEILMVNGRPQVKAPAWIDPSRTWRDANRHRTDTHRRN, encoded by the coding sequence ATGTCAATCACCTCCCCACCCCCAGTCTCCGCCCCGGAGCCGACACCCGCCTCGGGTGCGTCGGCACCGACCGCGGCCATGGTGCTGGCGGTTCTCGAACAGACGCAGGCCCTGTGGGCCGGGCTCGGCACCGTCAGCCCCGAGGCGTTCACCGACGACGACCTACTCGGCGTGCTCGGTGCGTTCGAAGGTGTCGGCCGGCTGGTTGATGCCGGCCGGGTGGCTGTGGCGGCGACGGTCGAGGAACGCTCCGGCCGGTGGCTGGGCCGGGACTCCCTCGCCGCGAAACGGGGCTGCACCAGTGGCATCGACCTGATCACCCGGGTCACCCGCATTTCCGGCCGTGAAGCGAAACGCCGCAGCGCCCTCGGTTTGCGGATGCAGGACACCCAGCACGTCGGAACGATCATCCCCGCACTGTTCCCCACCGTGGGTGCCGCGGTCGCTGCGGGCTTGCTGGGGGTGGATGCGGCGGAGGTGATCATGTCCGGTCTGGCCGAGATTTCCCCGCGCGTTGCCCCCGATGATCTTGCGGCTGCGGAACGCGCTTTGGTGTCTGCGGCGACGGGCACGATTACGGCCGAGAATGAGGGTGAGCCGGGCGCCGGCTTTGCGTTCTCGGCGGACTCGATGCGGGTGCAGATGTTGCAGTGGCAGGCGGCGCTGGACCCCGACGGGGTGGCACCGAACGAGGTCGAGGGTGAGGCGACGAGCACGATCAGTTTCGGCCGCTTCAAAGACGGCGTCTACCCGGTGCGGGGCGGGGTGACTCCTGATCTGTACGGAATCATGAACCTCACCTTCGACGCGTTCATCGCCGCCCGCAAAACCCCCGCGTTCCCCACCGCCGCCGAGCAAGCCCGCGATGAGGCACGCGACCAGGCACGCGACGACCAAGCCGAGCACGATTCTCACGACGGTCACGACGGTCACGACGGTCCCGACGGACACGACGTATACGACGAGCACCTCCATGACCACGACCACGACGACCACGGTCAGGGTCCAGCCTCAGCCGAGGTGCCTCTTCCCGGGTCGGCCGGGCACGAGTTCGATGACGGCGACACCCGCACGGCCGGTGAGAAGCGGGCCGATATTCTGCGCGGCATGTTCACCCAGCTGGCCCAGGCCGACAGCACCCCCAGCATTGGTGGTGCACCGCCGACGGTGGTGGTGCATGTGAACGTGAACGATATTGAAGCCGGTCGCGGTGTCGGCTGGATCGACGGCGTCGACGCCCCCATCTCACTTCGCACGGTCGATCAGATGATGTGTGCCGGAGGCACCCAAACGGTTCTCTTTGGCCAGAACGGTGAGGTTCTGACGCTGACCGATCCGCAACGACTGTTCAACCGTGCCCAACGCCGGGCGATCCTCGCCCGCGACGGCGGCTGCGGCGTTCCCGGCTGCGATGCCCCCACACAGTGGCTCGAGTTTCATCACGTGATCCCCTGGAGCAAAGGCGGCGTCACTGAAGTCGACAATGGTGTGGCGTTGTGTTGGCGACATCATCACACCATCGAAACCTCCGGATGGGAGATCCTCATGGTCAACGGCCGACCCCAAGTGAAAGCCCCGGCCTGGATCGACCCGAGCCGCACCTGGCGCGACGCCAACCGCCACCGCACCGACACCCACCGCCGCAACTGA
- a CDS encoding glycoside hydrolase family 36 protein — MTQTTSLTLDGLSVVIHSDVTIGQIDGGYIVTGDAIRIDHSIEATLFYRNGWNSWSPTGWHSLSAEPLRIYDNPERLLTADDAATDDPSRHMGSTVGALDVGEGRVLLLGALSLGAPRVAAEKDALVGEADDPGVQWFVAVGTEQQVFARYAELVAERFGRASGTAGTVWSSWYSYFEDIDEAKIGTAIEDLEGYPFDVVQIDDGWERIVGDWVVGNGFPSGLTALASRITRAGFRAALWVAPMICLPQSEIARTHPDWLVTDAAGEAMVAGYNWGSHYYALDTTRADVQQYLTELFEGLVEKGFTYFKLDFMYAGALEGRRSTNAHRDTVYREAIELIRRAVGPDTYLLGSGVPMLASVGVFDGARVGPDVAPYWDNTERKRDRSGPGAYNSLANSVSRVWMKRWYDVDPDVVFFRARRSLLDERGRGLLVDLAQIAGFKSTSDPVSWLDEAEQGRLRAFLADAPMVRQLGRYRFQLDERVVDFTDYVENTRDDLESMLVK; from the coding sequence ATGACTCAGACCACTTCACTCACCCTCGACGGACTGTCCGTGGTCATCCACTCCGACGTCACCATCGGGCAGATCGACGGTGGATACATCGTCACGGGTGACGCCATTCGCATTGACCATTCGATCGAGGCGACACTGTTCTATCGCAACGGGTGGAACTCGTGGTCTCCCACCGGCTGGCATTCGCTGAGTGCCGAACCGCTGCGCATCTACGACAACCCGGAGAGGTTGCTGACCGCCGACGACGCGGCGACCGACGACCCGTCCCGACATATGGGAAGCACGGTCGGTGCGCTCGACGTGGGGGAGGGTCGGGTGCTCCTGCTCGGTGCGTTGAGCCTGGGGGCTCCGCGAGTCGCTGCTGAGAAAGACGCGCTTGTCGGCGAGGCCGATGACCCGGGGGTGCAGTGGTTCGTTGCCGTGGGAACCGAGCAGCAGGTCTTCGCTCGGTATGCCGAGCTTGTGGCCGAGCGATTTGGTCGAGCGAGCGGAACGGCCGGCACCGTGTGGTCGTCGTGGTACTCCTACTTCGAGGACATCGACGAGGCGAAGATCGGCACGGCCATCGAGGATCTCGAGGGCTATCCGTTCGATGTCGTACAGATTGACGACGGGTGGGAGCGCATCGTCGGCGACTGGGTTGTCGGCAACGGGTTCCCGAGCGGCCTCACGGCTCTCGCGTCACGAATCACGAGAGCCGGATTCCGCGCCGCACTGTGGGTGGCGCCGATGATCTGCCTGCCCCAATCGGAGATTGCACGCACGCATCCGGACTGGCTTGTGACGGATGCCGCAGGTGAGGCGATGGTCGCCGGCTACAACTGGGGTTCTCACTACTACGCCCTCGACACCACGCGTGCCGACGTGCAGCAGTACCTCACCGAGCTTTTCGAGGGCTTGGTCGAGAAGGGATTCACCTACTTCAAGCTTGACTTCATGTACGCCGGGGCGTTGGAAGGGCGACGTTCGACGAACGCACACCGCGATACGGTCTATCGCGAGGCCATCGAGCTGATCAGACGGGCCGTCGGGCCCGACACGTACCTCCTCGGCAGCGGCGTGCCCATGCTGGCTTCTGTCGGAGTTTTTGATGGCGCGCGAGTGGGCCCGGATGTCGCACCATACTGGGACAACACCGAACGCAAGAGAGACCGAAGCGGTCCTGGGGCCTACAACAGCCTCGCCAACTCGGTGTCACGTGTATGGATGAAGCGCTGGTACGACGTCGACCCCGACGTCGTCTTCTTCCGAGCTCGCCGCAGCCTGCTCGATGAGCGTGGCCGAGGCCTTCTCGTCGACCTGGCCCAGATTGCGGGGTTCAAATCGACGTCCGACCCCGTCTCCTGGCTGGACGAGGCCGAACAAGGTCGGCTTCGCGCATTCCTTGCTGACGCGCCTATGGTGCGTCAACTGGGCCGCTATCGCTTCCAGCTTGACGAGCGAGTCGTCGATTTTACTGACTACGTCGAAAACACCCGAGACGATCTGGAGTCGATGCTCGTCAAATAG
- a CDS encoding APC family permease, protein MESAREPAVPAHDHDEDAAQLAALGYDYDTTFKREMTFWGNVSLGFTYLSPVVAVYSMFAIALGQGGPPMYWALLIAGVGQFFVSLIFGEVVSNYPVAGGVYPWARRLWGRKWAWMNGWVYIVAMFATIASVSYGAGPFLGSLFDAEAGITTTVVCALVMMFIATVLNLSGTGILNSAAKIGLVCELAGALVVGAWLLLTAREHDWTVLFDTFGAGSGQHYFVAFSAAALIGIFQYYGFEACGDVAEEIKNPGLQIPKAMRWTIYIGGFAAMFVAFALILAVPDYVAVIEDFNAGSTNDPLTAVLSSAFGPVGYKFVIAVVLVSFLSCLISLQAAVSRLTYSMSRDGILPFSRQLVKVNARTGVPSNALILAAVIPGAIVVISILLPDALATIISFSSVGIYIAFQMVVLAALRARLLGWKPAGSFRLGSWAYLVNVLALAWGVLGILALAWPRSPESPWYVNFIVALSAVGVLGFGGLYMWVKKPYLVGDAPSGDATGPIRTSDLVGAGTQK, encoded by the coding sequence ATGGAATCCGCACGCGAACCAGCTGTACCAGCCCACGACCACGACGAGGACGCCGCCCAGCTGGCCGCCCTCGGCTATGACTACGACACAACGTTCAAACGGGAGATGACCTTCTGGGGCAACGTCTCTCTCGGCTTCACCTACCTCTCGCCGGTCGTCGCCGTCTACTCGATGTTCGCGATCGCACTGGGACAGGGCGGACCGCCCATGTACTGGGCGCTGCTCATCGCCGGAGTCGGACAGTTCTTCGTCTCGCTGATCTTCGGTGAAGTGGTCTCCAACTACCCGGTCGCCGGCGGCGTCTACCCCTGGGCCCGCAGGCTCTGGGGGCGCAAATGGGCCTGGATGAACGGCTGGGTGTACATCGTGGCCATGTTTGCCACGATCGCATCCGTCTCGTATGGCGCCGGCCCGTTCCTCGGCTCGCTCTTCGACGCTGAAGCCGGCATCACGACAACCGTCGTCTGCGCGCTCGTGATGATGTTCATCGCCACCGTGCTGAACCTTTCGGGCACCGGCATTCTGAACAGCGCGGCCAAGATCGGTCTGGTCTGCGAACTGGCCGGCGCGCTCGTCGTGGGTGCCTGGCTTCTGCTGACCGCTCGCGAGCACGACTGGACGGTGCTCTTCGACACCTTCGGCGCCGGCAGCGGACAGCACTACTTCGTGGCGTTCTCCGCTGCTGCACTCATCGGAATCTTCCAGTACTACGGCTTCGAGGCCTGCGGTGACGTCGCCGAAGAGATCAAGAACCCCGGCCTGCAAATTCCGAAGGCGATGCGCTGGACGATCTACATCGGCGGTTTCGCGGCAATGTTCGTGGCGTTCGCGCTCATCCTGGCCGTGCCCGATTACGTCGCGGTCATCGAGGACTTCAACGCGGGCTCCACGAACGACCCGCTCACTGCAGTGCTCTCCTCCGCGTTCGGGCCGGTCGGCTACAAGTTCGTCATCGCCGTCGTGTTGGTCTCGTTCCTCTCCTGCCTGATCAGCTTGCAGGCTGCTGTGAGCCGCCTCACCTACTCGATGTCGCGCGACGGAATCCTGCCGTTCAGCCGCCAGCTGGTGAAGGTGAATGCCCGCACCGGGGTGCCGTCCAACGCCCTGATCCTCGCTGCTGTCATCCCCGGGGCGATCGTCGTGATCTCGATTCTGCTTCCGGATGCGCTGGCCACGATCATTTCGTTCAGCTCGGTGGGCATCTACATCGCCTTCCAGATGGTGGTGCTCGCGGCATTGCGGGCACGGCTGCTCGGGTGGAAGCCAGCCGGGTCGTTCCGCCTCGGTTCGTGGGCCTACCTCGTCAACGTGCTCGCACTCGCCTGGGGTGTCCTCGGAATTCTGGCGCTCGCGTGGCCGCGCTCTCCCGAGTCGCCCTGGTACGTGAACTTCATCGTGGCGCTCAGCGCCGTCGGTGTGCTGGGCTTTGGCGGTCTGTACATGTGGGTGAAGAAGCCCTACCTCGTTGGTGACGCTCCCTCGGGCGATGCCACTGGACCGATCCGCACCTCCGATCTCGTCGGTGCCGGAACCCAGAAGTAG
- a CDS encoding carbohydrate ABC transporter permease: MTHATSTLTSRRPRPHAGTVFSWVALTLLLLVTLFPFIWMLRTAFTSNADIFSGSMSVIPENPTAINFTRVLGLATVEEDLAAGGTGAGVDFFLYLRNSILFTGALVIGQVGFSALAAYAFARLRFKGRDVLFAIFLSALMVPPIFTVLPNFVLMRNLGWIDTFAGLVAPYLLMTPFAIFFLRQFFLAIPREIEEAALLDGAGRFRIFSRVIAPMAAAPIATLAIITAVTAWNEYMWPQLIGRSPDVRLLNVAVAAFAQSSPSTSPDWAGLMAAASLQVIPMVVLLLIFGRKIINSIGFTGVK; this comes from the coding sequence ATGACTCACGCCACGTCGACACTCACGAGCCGCCGCCCACGGCCACACGCAGGAACCGTGTTCTCGTGGGTTGCGCTCACGCTTCTCTTGCTCGTCACGCTGTTCCCATTCATCTGGATGCTGCGAACGGCTTTCACGTCAAACGCCGATATCTTCTCCGGCAGCATGTCGGTCATCCCCGAGAATCCGACGGCCATCAACTTCACGCGTGTTCTCGGCCTTGCCACGGTCGAGGAAGATCTCGCCGCCGGGGGAACGGGGGCTGGTGTTGATTTCTTCCTCTACTTGCGCAACTCGATCCTGTTCACCGGTGCGCTGGTGATTGGCCAGGTTGGGTTTAGCGCCCTTGCCGCCTACGCCTTCGCCCGGCTGCGGTTCAAGGGACGGGACGTGCTCTTCGCCATTTTCCTCAGTGCGCTCATGGTTCCGCCGATCTTCACGGTGCTGCCGAACTTTGTGCTGATGCGCAATCTCGGCTGGATCGACACCTTTGCCGGTCTCGTCGCTCCGTACCTCCTGATGACGCCGTTCGCTATCTTCTTTCTGCGCCAGTTCTTTCTGGCGATTCCGCGTGAAATCGAAGAAGCTGCACTGCTGGACGGTGCCGGTCGATTCCGCATCTTCAGTCGCGTGATCGCGCCCATGGCGGCGGCGCCCATCGCAACGCTGGCCATTATCACCGCGGTCACAGCGTGGAACGAGTACATGTGGCCTCAGTTGATCGGTCGCTCCCCGGATGTGCGCCTCCTCAATGTGGCTGTCGCCGCGTTCGCGCAATCTTCCCCGTCGACCTCACCGGACTGGGCCGGCCTCATGGCCGCAGCCTCGCTTCAAGTGATTCCCATGGTCGTGCTGCTGCTCATCTTTGGCCGCAAGATCATCAACTCGATTGGTTTTACTGGCGTCAAATAA
- a CDS encoding discoidin domain-containing protein, translating to MRTKLLSRSPLVVALISASIIISPAVVAPASAAPVVVSQVAKNGTKGYLLVDGKPFTMSGVQSFGEWQTFGNDSMSPIPTNQNTRILSQDWLENTFEKTAAAGFSTIQIELAWNQIEPTTPGVYDWTLIDKYVAWAKKYNLKMDFVWWGANGCGGGVLPNSAHGFMTSIPVYLQNQSKYWGNGGNGEEVFPYLPIVGNAHYADANYLFASERTAVTAMFNHLADYDTTHQTILFQVYNEPNLTNTWGSQTALWLSLIDQLGAAVKNSNYIVATRVNFAGSRLPNGSIGALANIDFAGPDYYSWNVTDIAKAVVDTATKSDIAYIPETFSNNSYLTSIAATALVNGGFVDFWQLNNGWAGRNYSFFGHPSEGYPSYTTWTLGTMPTLPEGVSRMNSFNTGVNKMTQLVAQALPADMRGFNIGTNVPSTSYNGSATLNNTTVTFSTPDGSIGLALYDAVSNSHYLVSDTRTSATYNLGSSTATASMGSFDAAGTWVSQGSRSVASTGNIQINPGELIKVSAPSGTNLALNHPASATSSYSGQAASNAVDGNIATQWTAGTGTFPQSLTVDLGGVRALATVKQRFAETDSSTYKYRVEGSTDNSTWTTLVDMTAAGVLTNSAVTASVSGSYRYVKLTVTAIDHGHWANSKEFEVLG from the coding sequence ATGCGAACCAAATTACTGTCTAGATCACCGCTGGTGGTCGCACTGATCAGCGCAAGCATCATCATCTCGCCCGCGGTTGTTGCGCCCGCATCAGCGGCGCCGGTCGTCGTGTCACAAGTCGCAAAGAACGGCACGAAAGGCTACCTGCTCGTGGACGGCAAACCATTCACGATGAGTGGAGTTCAGTCGTTCGGCGAATGGCAAACCTTCGGCAACGACTCCATGAGTCCCATACCGACCAACCAAAACACCCGCATCCTGTCGCAAGACTGGCTGGAGAACACCTTCGAGAAAACCGCTGCGGCGGGATTCAGCACAATCCAGATCGAGTTGGCGTGGAATCAGATCGAGCCGACAACGCCGGGCGTATACGACTGGACGTTGATCGACAAGTACGTCGCGTGGGCCAAGAAGTACAACCTCAAGATGGACTTCGTCTGGTGGGGCGCCAACGGGTGCGGTGGCGGAGTTCTGCCGAACAGTGCGCACGGGTTCATGACCTCGATCCCGGTGTACCTGCAAAACCAGTCGAAGTACTGGGGGAATGGGGGCAACGGTGAAGAGGTTTTCCCCTATCTCCCCATCGTAGGAAATGCGCACTACGCGGACGCAAACTATCTCTTCGCCAGTGAGCGCACTGCGGTCACGGCCATGTTCAATCATCTAGCCGACTACGACACCACCCACCAGACGATCCTGTTCCAGGTCTACAACGAACCCAACCTGACAAACACCTGGGGCAGTCAGACTGCGCTCTGGCTCAGTTTGATCGATCAGTTGGGCGCTGCCGTCAAGAACTCGAACTACATCGTGGCAACGCGGGTGAATTTCGCGGGATCACGGTTGCCGAATGGATCCATCGGCGCGCTTGCGAACATTGATTTCGCTGGTCCGGACTACTACTCGTGGAATGTCACCGACATCGCAAAGGCCGTCGTTGACACAGCAACCAAATCGGATATCGCCTACATTCCCGAGACGTTCAGCAACAACTCCTATCTCACCTCGATTGCTGCCACTGCACTGGTGAACGGTGGTTTCGTCGACTTCTGGCAGCTCAATAACGGTTGGGCCGGCCGAAACTACTCCTTCTTCGGCCATCCGTCCGAAGGGTATCCGAGCTACACCACCTGGACGCTGGGCACGATGCCCACCCTGCCCGAGGGCGTCAGTCGTATGAACAGCTTCAATACGGGCGTCAACAAAATGACCCAGCTCGTGGCTCAGGCTCTGCCAGCCGACATGAGGGGGTTCAACATTGGCACGAACGTCCCCAGCACGAGCTACAACGGCTCGGCGACCTTGAATAACACGACGGTGACCTTCAGCACGCCCGACGGTTCGATTGGGCTTGCTCTCTACGATGCCGTCAGCAACAGTCACTACCTGGTTTCTGATACCCGGACCTCAGCCACATATAACCTCGGCTCATCGACCGCGACAGCTTCGATGGGTTCGTTTGACGCAGCTGGAACCTGGGTCTCTCAGGGGTCCCGTTCTGTCGCGAGCACTGGAAACATCCAAATCAATCCCGGCGAATTGATCAAGGTAAGCGCTCCCAGCGGCACAAACCTGGCATTGAACCACCCGGCGAGTGCCACATCGTCGTACTCGGGTCAGGCGGCATCCAATGCGGTCGATGGGAACATCGCCACTCAGTGGACCGCGGGCACGGGTACATTTCCGCAGTCGCTCACAGTTGACCTGGGTGGTGTGCGGGCGTTAGCGACGGTGAAGCAACGTTTCGCGGAGACAGACAGCTCTACCTATAAATACCGAGTGGAGGGTTCCACTGATAACAGCACGTGGACCACGCTGGTCGATATGACAGCAGCGGGAGTTCTCACCAACTCAGCGGTGACCGCCAGCGTGAGCGGAAGCTACCGATACGTGAAACTGACCGTCACCGCAATAGATCACGGTCATTGGGCCAACAGTAAGGAATTCGAGGTGCTCGGATAA
- a CDS encoding NAD-dependent succinate-semialdehyde dehydrogenase has product MAYQTLNPTTGEVLATFQPATDAEAHAALNEAADCARSWKNTPLHQRTELIRRVADLIDERRDELADLIALEMGKPVRQASGELGLSADIYRYYADNGERFTADEALDVASGGSAVIRTEPIGVLLGIMPWNYPHYQVARFAGPNLVLGNTVVIKHAANCPQSALAIEALFRDAGLPPGAYTNLFATHAQVATLIADPRVRGISLTGSEAAGAIVAEQAGRHLKKVVLELGGSDPFIVLDDARLERTIDQAVGGRFSNAGQACTSPKRFIVVDEVYDRFVAGFSERVGTIQPGDPRQAHTRFGPMSSAAARDEVLEQVQDAVSRGATLHHGGVAGEGAVLAPTLLTDLTPDMRAYSEELFGPVAMIHRVADADAAVAFANDSPYGLGAAVFCADPVLAQSVAERLEVGMVTIGGNSDSEPDLPFGGVKRSGFGRELGPHGMSEFANKKLIRVAVGA; this is encoded by the coding sequence ATGGCTTACCAGACCCTGAACCCCACTACTGGCGAGGTTCTTGCGACGTTCCAACCCGCCACGGATGCCGAGGCGCACGCAGCCCTCAACGAGGCCGCCGACTGTGCACGTTCATGGAAGAACACACCTCTTCACCAACGCACCGAGCTCATCCGCCGAGTCGCAGATCTCATCGACGAGCGTCGGGACGAACTCGCCGATCTCATCGCCCTCGAGATGGGCAAGCCGGTGCGCCAAGCGTCGGGCGAACTCGGTCTCTCTGCCGACATCTACCGCTATTACGCCGACAATGGCGAGCGGTTCACCGCCGACGAGGCCCTCGACGTCGCGAGTGGCGGAAGCGCCGTCATTCGCACCGAGCCGATCGGGGTTCTACTCGGCATCATGCCCTGGAACTACCCGCACTATCAGGTGGCCCGCTTCGCCGGCCCCAACCTCGTACTGGGCAACACTGTCGTCATCAAGCATGCAGCCAACTGCCCCCAATCGGCGCTTGCCATTGAGGCACTGTTCCGTGATGCGGGGCTTCCCCCCGGGGCCTACACGAACCTCTTCGCCACCCACGCGCAGGTCGCCACTCTGATCGCAGACCCCCGCGTGCGCGGCATCTCACTCACCGGCAGCGAGGCAGCCGGTGCGATCGTCGCCGAGCAGGCTGGCCGGCACCTCAAGAAGGTCGTGCTCGAGCTTGGCGGAAGCGACCCGTTCATCGTCTTGGACGACGCGAGGCTCGAGCGCACCATCGACCAGGCCGTCGGCGGACGATTCTCCAACGCTGGCCAGGCGTGCACCTCCCCCAAGCGCTTTATCGTCGTCGACGAGGTGTACGACCGCTTCGTCGCGGGCTTCAGCGAGCGGGTCGGCACGATCCAGCCCGGTGATCCCCGGCAGGCTCACACCCGATTCGGCCCGATGTCGAGCGCTGCGGCACGCGACGAGGTTCTGGAGCAGGTTCAGGATGCCGTCAGCCGGGGTGCAACACTGCACCACGGCGGCGTCGCCGGAGAGGGGGCCGTGCTCGCGCCAACGCTGCTGACCGATCTCACCCCTGACATGCGGGCGTATTCGGAAGAACTTTTCGGACCCGTCGCCATGATCCACCGCGTTGCGGATGCCGACGCGGCAGTCGCATTCGCCAACGACTCCCCCTATGGGCTCGGCGCGGCAGTGTTCTGTGCGGATCCCGTGCTTGCGCAGTCGGTCGCGGAGCGCCTGGAGGTGGGAATGGTCACGATCGGCGGCAATTCAGACAGCGAGCCGGATCTGCCATTCGGCGGGGTGAAGCGCAGCGGCTTCGGCCGGGAGCTCGGCCCGCACGGCATGAGTGAGTTCGCGAATAAGAAGCTGATCCGAGTAGCGGTCGGCGCCTAA